In one Rhopalosiphum padi isolate XX-2018 chromosome 3, ASM2088224v1, whole genome shotgun sequence genomic region, the following are encoded:
- the LOC132923719 gene encoding glycerol-3-phosphate dehydrogenase, mitochondrial, translating into MTSKLYNLIVGGASVSAGAYFTTWLLTGENPTQLQTVQAEGAKKTGRLRTLPPRSTQIQSLHSDEFDVLIIGGGATGAGCAIDSVTRGLKTALVELDDFASGTSSRSTKLIHGGVRYLQKAILNLDLEQYKMVKEALHERSSMLKTAPHLTHAIPIMLPVYEWWKVPYYWVGIKAYDLVAGSKTVKSSYYLSKNEALEIFPMLKKNKLVGAIVYHDGQQDDARMCLALALTATRYGATVANHVKAINILKDENGKICGAHLRDELTGKEWDVKAKCIINAAGPFTDSVRKMDDSNVKEICTPSKGVHIVLPGYYSPEQMGLLDPETSDGRVIFFLPWQKHTLSGTTDSPCDVTYHPTPTEEEISFILNEIKNYLNSDVEVRRGDVLSAWGGIRPLVSDPNKGDTQSLARNHIVHVSKSNLVTIAGGKWTTYRSMAQETIDAAIKAIPELKPKKPECQTDGLQLEGSHGWTPTMYIRLVQDFGLECEVAQHLATSYGDRAFAVAKLANLTGKRWPVIGNKIHPEFPYIDAEIRYGVREYAVTAVDMIARRLRLAFLNVQAAQEALPTIVNIMAEELNWSDDEKKKQLEMAHNFLATEMGMSVNRASRDKIPITLSQEEVKMYVKRFQILDHDHKGYVSINDIRRSMKNTGENVTGDELHEILKEIDTNMNGQVELDEYLQMMSALKSGHISHSRFARMAELEEVHNKVQSKISVERSGGGF; encoded by the exons ATGACGtcaaaactttataatttaatcgttGGTGGTGCTTCAGTTAGTGCTGGAGCATATTTCACCACATGGTTATTAACCGGAGAAAATCCAACG CAATTACAAACAGTGCAAGCAGAAGGTGCCAAAAAAACTGGAAGACTGCGAACATTACCCCCAAGAAGTACTCAAATTCAATCTCTACATTCAGATGAATTTGATGTCCTGATTATTGGAGGTGGCGCTACTGGGGCTGGCTGTGCTATAGACTCGGTCACAAGAG gtTTAAAAACTGCACTGGTTGAGTTGGACGATTTTGCATCTGGTACATCAAGTCGCAGTACAAAACTCATCCATGGCGGTGTACGTTATTTGCAAAAAGCAATACTTAATTTAGATTTGGAACAATATAAAATGGTCAAAGAAGCATTGCATGAACGTTCATCAATGCTTAAGACGGCTCCTCATTTAACCCATGCCATACCAATCATGTTACCTGTTTATGA gtGGTGGAAAGTTCCTTACTACTGGGTTGGTATTAAAGCGTATGATCTTGTAGCAGGTTCAAAAACAGTTAAAAGTTCTTATTATTTATCCAAAAATGAAGCATTAGAAATATTTCctatgcttaaaaaaaataaattggttggAGCTATTGTATATCACGATG gCCAACAAGACGACGCTAGAATGTGCCTTGCTTTAGCACTGACTGCAACTCGTTATGGTGCAACAGTAGCAAATCATGTAAAAGCAATAAATATCCTCAAAGACGAGAATGGAAAAATTTGTGGTGCACACCTCCGAGATGAACTGACTGGAAAAGAATGGGATGTTAAAGCAAAGTGTATCATAAATGCTGCTGGACCTTTCACTGATTCTGTACGAAAAATGGATGATAGCAATGTCAAGGAAATATGTACTCCTAGTAAAGGTGTACACATTGTATTGCCtggttattatag CCCTGAACAAATGGGACTTTTGGATCCTGAAACGTCTGATGGccgtgttatattttttttaccatggCAAAAACATACATTATCAGGTACCACAGACAGCCCATGTGATGTAACTTATCATCCCACACCTACAGAAGAAGAAATTTCGTTCAtattgaatgaaataaaaaattatctcaaCTCTGATGTTGAAG TACGCCGAGGAGATGTTTTAAGTGCGTGGGGTGGTATTCGTCCATTAGTGTCGGATCCAAACAAAGGTGACACTCAGTCATTGGCACGTAATCATATCGTGCATGTAAGCAAATCTAATTTAGTAACAATTGCTGGAGGAAAATGGACTACATACAGATCTATGGCTCAGGAAACTATTGATGCTGCAATAAAAG CTATTCCAGAATTAAAGCCAAAAAAACCTGAATGTCAAACAGATGGTCTTCAATTGGAAGGATCACATGGATGGACACCAACAATGTACATTAGATTAGTACAAGATTTTGGTTTGGAATGTGAAGTCGCACAACATTTAGCTACGTCATATGGTGACAGAGCATTTGCTGTAGCTAAATTAGCTAATCTCACTGGCAAACGTTGGCCAGTAATCGGTAATAAAATTCACCCAGAATTTCCATATATTGATGCTGag attcGTTATGGAGTTAGAGAATACGCTGTTACTGCTGTTGATATGATTGCTAGACGTTTACGATTGGCATTCCTGAATGTACAAGCTGCCCAAGAAGCACTCCCAACTATTGTAAACATTATGGCCGAAGAATTAAATTGGAGTGATGATGAAAAAAAG aaaCAATTGGAAATGGCTCACAACTTTTTAGCCACTGAAATGGGCATGAGCGTAAACAGAGCATCTCGAGACAAAATTCCAATTACTCTATCTCAGGAAGAGgtcaaaatgtatgttaaaagaTTCCAGATTCTCGATCATGATCACAAAGGATATGTTTCCATCAATGATATTCGTAGGAGTATGAAG AATACCGGTGAAAATGTAACTGGAGATGAGCTTCATGAAATTCTGAAAGAAATAGACACCAATATGAATGGTCAAGTTGAGCTTGATGAATACTTAcag atGATGTCGGCACTTAAATCAGGTCATATATCTCACTCTCGTTTTGCCAGAATGGCTGAATTAGAAGAAGTCCATAATAAAGTTCAAAGCAAAATCAGTGTGGAAAGAAGTGGCGGTGGTTTTTAG